CGCATTCGGCGACGGCCGGGTGCGAGGCAACGACAGCTTCGATGCTTCCGGTCGAAAGTCGGTGCCCGGCAACGTTGATCACGTCGTCAGATCGGCCGAGGACGAACACGTAACCGTCTTCGTCGACGTAACCGGAGTCGCCGGTCAGGTAGTAGCCGTCGAAGGCGGCCAGATAGGACTTGCGGTAGCGATCCTCGTCGCGCCACAGGCCCGCGAGTGTGCCCGGCGGGAGCGGCAGCTTGATGACGATGCTGCCCTCTTCGCCTGCGGACACCGGCTTGCCCTCCGCGTCGACGACGCTCACGGCATAACCCGGCACCGGCACGGTGGGCGAACCGGCCTTGATCGGCATCGGTTCCAGGCCACGGAGATTCGCCGCGATCGCCCATCCGGTTTCGGTCTGCCACCAGTGGTCGACGACCGGGACGCCGAGGGTGCTCGACGCCCAGGTGAAGGTGTCGGGGTCGAGCCGCTCTCCTGCCGCGAACAGCGTCTGCAGGGTCGACACGTCGTACTTCCCCAGTTCAGCGGCGTTCGGGTCGGCCTTGCGGACGGCGCGGATCGCGGTCGGCGCGGTGAAGAGCGCCTTGACGCCGTGGTCGGCGATGACCCGCCAGAAGGCGCCGGCGTCCGGGGTACCGACCGGCTTGCCCTCGTACATCACGGTCGTCGCACCGACGAGCAGCGGCGCGTAGACGATGTAGGAGTGGCCGACGACCCAGCCGACGTCGGAGGCCGTCCACCACACGTCGCCCGCGGAGATGTCGTAGATGTTCTTCATCGACCAGGTCAGCGCGACGGCATGGCCGCCGTTGTCGCGGACCACGCCCTTGGGCTTTCCGGTGGTGCCGGACGTGTAGAGGATGTAGAGCGGATCCGTCGCGGCAACCGGCACCGGATCGGCGGCCTGCGCGTCGGCCATCGCCGTGTCCCAGTCCAGCCAGCCGTCGTGATCGGCGGCGGAGCCGGCAATCTCGGGACGGTCCTTGACGATGACGGTCCGCGGCGCGTCGGCCGACAGGTCGATCGCCTTGGCGACCATCGGCAGGTACTCGACCGCACGGCCCGGCTCGAGACCGCCGGAGGCGGTGACGATCGCGACCGGTTCGGCGTCGTCGATGCGGGTGGCGAGCTCAGGTGCGGCGAAGCCACCGAAGACCACCGAGTGCACGGCACCGATCCGCGCGCAGGCCAGCATCGCGATGGCGGCCTCCGGAATCATCGGCATGTAGATGACGACGCGATCGCCGGCGGCGATGCCGCGGGCGGCGAGGACGCCCGCGAACCTGGACACCTCGTCCAGTAGTTCGGCGTAGGTGTAGCGGCGGACCTCGCCGACCATCGCCGAGTCCCAGATGAGAGCGGTGCGGTCGCCCTGTCCGGCCGCGACGTGACGGTCGAGGGCGTTGTACGAGGTGTTCAGCTCGCCGCCGGGGAACCAGCGGTAGAACGGGGCGGCCGAGTCGTCGAGGGCGCGGCTGGGCTCGGTGGTCCAGTCGACGGCCTTGGCGGCCTCGAGCCAGAAGCCTTCACGATCGTCGACCGCCTGGGTGAATGCTTCGCTGTACTGGCCCATGACCATCCTTTCGTCCGCGCACTCAGGGGCGCGACACCCTCACGTGCCGCGCCGCCCCTAGAGCGTATCGGTGTGACGCCCGACACCAAATCAGATCCGGTGACCTGCGCCGACCGGTCGCCCGCGCGCGACGAACGGTAGCCGATGGGACTCGTCCAGC
The sequence above is drawn from the Gordonia rubripertincta genome and encodes:
- a CDS encoding propionyl-CoA synthetase, with protein sequence MGQYSEAFTQAVDDREGFWLEAAKAVDWTTEPSRALDDSAAPFYRWFPGGELNTSYNALDRHVAAGQGDRTALIWDSAMVGEVRRYTYAELLDEVSRFAGVLAARGIAAGDRVVIYMPMIPEAAIAMLACARIGAVHSVVFGGFAAPELATRIDDAEPVAIVTASGGLEPGRAVEYLPMVAKAIDLSADAPRTVIVKDRPEIAGSAADHDGWLDWDTAMADAQAADPVPVAATDPLYILYTSGTTGKPKGVVRDNGGHAVALTWSMKNIYDISAGDVWWTASDVGWVVGHSYIVYAPLLVGATTVMYEGKPVGTPDAGAFWRVIADHGVKALFTAPTAIRAVRKADPNAAELGKYDVSTLQTLFAAGERLDPDTFTWASSTLGVPVVDHWWQTETGWAIAANLRGLEPMPIKAGSPTVPVPGYAVSVVDAEGKPVSAGEEGSIVIKLPLPPGTLAGLWRDEDRYRKSYLAAFDGYYLTGDSGYVDEDGYVFVLGRSDDVINVAGHRLSTGSIEAVVASHPAVAECAVIGIHDDLKGQRPSGYVVLKSGVDIEADTLRSELVAKVRNEIGAVATFRDVTVVPALPKTRSGKILRKTMRQIADHEEYTVPSTIEDPDVLTALAEQLKG